The Cetobacterium ceti DNA segment ATAATATCATTATGTAAGTATAAAAACTCTCCCTTTTTCATATCTCCATCTATTTTAAAGAATAAAAACTCATCTTTTAAATCACTATTTAAATCATAGTTTTTTTCTCCCTTTAAATAGATTCCTCTATCTTTTATTAAAAATCTTCCTTGCCAAGCGATCTCTTCAAAAACTTCCTTTACTTCCTTTGGTAGGGAGCTATAGATATTTTTGAAAATCTCCTCCTTTGAAAACATCTGCTCCATAAGCTCTAAAAAAGTAGGCTTATTAGTTGTTTCAGATATTAAAGATATTTCAAAAAGCCCTAAGTTACTACCTATATATCCATCAGCTATCCAATCTAAAAAATATCTCTTAAATAGCTTAAATAATACTTCCTTACTATAATAGTCATTTAAAGCTTTTCTAAATCTTTCTTTACCTATGGCCATATTTTACTCTCCTAATCCCCTAATATAAACTCGATATCCTTTTCTGTCAATGTTTTTATAGAAGCTCCTTCATCTGCAATTAAATTATCTAAAAGCTGACTTTTACTTTCCTGTAACTTTAATATTTTTTCCTCTATTGTATCCTTTAAAATAAGTTTGTATGAAAATACTGTTCTATCTTGACCTAATCTATAGGCTCTGTCCACAGCTTGATTTTCAACTGTTTTATTCCACCAAGGATCATATATAAATATTGTATCTGCAGCTGTTAAGTTAAGACCAACTCCACCTGTTTTTAGTGTCATTACAAATACCTTATATTTTTTATCTTTTTGGAATTTATTAACAAGACCCTGTCTATCCTTTGTAGCTCCTGTCATTGAAAGATATTTAATTCCATAATCATCTAAATCCTTACATATATTCTCAATAGATGTAATATAGTTAGTGAAAACTAAAACCTTATGGTCATTTTCAACTGCATCCTTTATATTATTAATTAAAACTTCTCTTTTACTTGAGTTTACTAGGCTGTTTTTTACTTCTGGACAACTTGTTATTTGTCTTAATTCATTTAAAGCTTGAAGTATAAAAAATTGTGTTTTCCCTATTCCTTGTTCCTTTATTTGGCTATGTATCATTTTATAATAATAACTTCTTCTTTCCTCATAAAGTTTTCTTTGTTCATTATTCATCTCTATAAATAATGTCTTCTCTATTTTTTCTGGTAAGTCCTTTAAAACTTCCTTTTTAACCCTTCTAAGAATAAATGGATATATTTTTCTCTTTAATTCTTCAATAGCTTCTTGGTCATTATCCCTTTGAATTGGATTTCCATAATAGTTATTAAACTCTTCTAAAGTTCCAAACATAGCTGGGTTTAAAAATCTAAATAAAGAATATAATTCCCCTAGGTTATTTTCTATTGGAGTTCCACTTAAAGCTAATCTATATTTACCATTTAAAAGCATTACTGCCTTTGTTGTTTGAGCATTTACGTTTTTAATATTTTGAGATTCATCTAAAATGATTAAATCAAAATTTTCTCCTCTAAGAGTTTCTATATCATTTCTAATAGTTCCATAAGTTGTTAATACTACATCATTTTCCTTTAAAACATCTAGATTTCTAAAGTTTCCGTAGTAAATTCCACACTTTAATTGTGGACTAAATCTATGAATCTCACTTTCCCAGTTGTATATTAAACTTTTTGGCATAATAACCAGTGTCTTTTTCCCAACATTTTCATGTAGTTTAGCTATTAAAGTTATGGCTTGAAGTGTTTTCCCTAGTCCCATATCATCAGCTAAACAACCACCTAATTTATTATCCATTAGATATTTTAACCATTTATATCCATACTCTTGATACTCTCTTAAGGTTGCTTTTATACTAGGCATTGGAGTAGGATAATCCTTAATTCCATTAATTCCTAGGAAAAATTCCTTACTTTTATTAAGTTCATCACTAAATATTTTATCCTCAATTAAATCATCTATTATAGGTAGATCAAAAAATGAAATTTTAACATTTTCATCATTGTTATTTTTAAATACTCTTTCTAATTTTTCAATATACTTTCTATTTATAAGTGCATTTGTTCCATCACTTAAAACTATATATGAATCCTTTTTAAAGGAATTAAGCACATCTAAAATAGAGAATTTCTCTCCCTCTATTTCCAGTTGCACATCTCCCTCTAAAAAATCTATAGAGTGTTTAAATGTTCCTACAACTTTAGGTTTAACTGCTTTTATATTGTATTTTCTAAGTTTATCTGTTCCTACAACCTTATATTTACTTGCCAGTTGTAATAACTCCTTAGTTATAAATTCACGGGCTAATTTCTCTTGAAGTATAATATAATTATCCTCATCAATATAGTAACCACCCTTTATTTTAACACTTCTTTGATGTTTTGAAAGAACTTTTACAATATCATCTACAACTTCCTTTAAAAGGTCTAAATTTAAAGGACATATATTGATTTTCTTTTCACTCTTATTTAAAACTAAGGCTTCCTCTGCTCTATGTCCCTTTAAAAACTCATAGTCCATTGTTGAAATCATAATGCTGATTTTTAAATATAGACTATTATCTTGAGATATTTTTTCTATTATTAATTGTGGAACTATCTTTTTTACTTCCCCAGGTTCTAAATTATAGTCTAAATATTCAATTTCTAAATCTTTAAAATAACAATTGGCTAAAGTTATTATTTTTTCTATTTCACTTTCTGGAAAATCTCTAGTAATATCATTTAAAAAATGAATTCCATCTGCAAAATTTTCTATTTTATATAAAACACAATCACTATATAAAAACTCTTCAGTTATAACTTTAAAGTTTTTAATTTCATGATTTAAAATTAATTCCGGAGTTAAATACCCTTCCTTATTCTCCGATTCATTAATGACTAACCCTATTACATTTCCTTCTAATTTCCAAGATATAAAATTAAAGTTTTCATCTACAAAGTAATTATTTTCTTGAAGTAAATCTAAAATTTCAGGATTTTCCTCAACATATAATTCCTTTAAGTCAGATTCCCAATCTATAAAGAAACTATCATTTTTTATCTCTCTTATAAATTCTAATATTTTATTAGAACTTAAATCATACTCTTCCCTATTATCTAGCTCTGTTACTACTGCCCCTTGAGAGTCAACAGCTGTTATATAAGGCCCCTTTTCATCTATCTTTAACATAAAATAGATTCTATTTTCCAATGTAACACTATTTTTTCTCATTCTATCTATTCCTTTAATAATTTTTTATTGAAATATATTATATCAAATATTCTGCCCTTTATCAACAATATAAAAAGAGAGTGCTTAAAGTGCACTCTCTTTTTAAGTTTATATATTAGCTTTCTTGGAAATATCCAAGCTCTTTTAAAAATGGTTTTTTCTTTCTCCAGTCCTCTTTTACTTTTACCCATAGTTCAAGGTAAATATCTCTTCCAATTAAACTTTCAATTTCTTTTCTTGCTTCAATACCAATTTCTTTTAGCATCTTTCCATTTTTACCAATTATAATTCCCTTTTGAGAACTTCTCTCCACATATATATTTATATTAAATTTGTCCTTACCATTATCTCTTTTTTCCACATTTAAAATCTCTATTGCAACTGAGTGTGGTATCTCTTCTCTAGTTCTTTCTAATATTTTTTCCCTTACAACTTCTGTTATTATTCTATATACTGGCATGTCAGTATACATATCGTCTGGGTAATATTTCATTCCCTCTTCTAAGAATGGATCTAAAGCTGTTAATAATTTTGGAATTCCAATGGCATATTGTCCTGATAACTCAACTATTCCATCAAAATCTCCTAATTTTTCCTTTATCTCAGCTCTTTTAGCCTCTAACTCCTCATCATTAACCTTATCTATTTTGTTAACAATTAAAATTCTAGGGGTTCTTCTTGCCTCTTTAATTTTATCACAAACAAAAAGATCTCCTGTACTTATCTCTTGAGAAGCATCTATTACAAAAGCTATAACATCTACATCTCTTAATATTTTAACTGCACTATTTGTCATATGCTCCCCTAAAAGGTGTTTAGGCTTATGTATCCCTGGAGTATCTACAAATATATATTGATTATCATTGAAATTTAAAATTCCCTTAATTGTATCTCTTGTTGTTCCTGCTTTATTTGAAACTATTGCAACCTTCTCATTTACTAATTTATTAATAAGTGTTGATTTACCAACATTTGGTCTACCAACTACAGCTATAAAACCTGCTTTCATTTAACTAATCATCTCCGATTCCTATACTTATATATTGTTTTTTTATTTTTTCCAAAAGTGTCAATCCCTCTCCACTTTTATCTTTACTTCTCTCTTTATCTTGAGTTATGGTATTTCTAACCATATTAGGCGATATCTCCCTTTCTATTCCAGCTTTTTCTCCAGCTTTTATAAAACGAGATCTAAAATTTTGTCTGGATAATCCATAGAAAATATAATCACTATCCATATCTCCTATTAGGCTTTTTCTATCTATTTCCACATAATCCTTTAATTCTTTACTTGTTCTTTCTTCCAATTGAACTAAAGTTAATTTTCCATTTTTTAAAATTGTAAAGTATTTAAATTCCTTCTCTCTTACATCACTGAGTTTCATCCCTAAAATATCTACAATTAAAACTCCTGTTTCACATAAAATTTTAATTATTAGTTGATCTCTTTTACCCTTAGGGCTCTTTTCACAAGCTTCATAAATGGCCTTTATCTCTCCCCACTCTAGCATCTCTCCAGGCTTATTATCAACTTTTCCAATGACAATATTTTCTAAGGGATATATATCTATTATCTTTTTTCTAAGTAAATATTTATAAAATTGTTTTAAAGAAGTAAACTTTCTATTTATAGAGCGTTCTTGATACTTTCCCTTTAAAAATTCTATATATCTTACAATTTCCTTTTCCGTAATATCTTCAAAGGGAATTTTCCCTATAAATTTTCTAAAATCTCTAATATCACTTTTATACATTTCCATTGTGCTTAGGGAAATGTTCCCCTCTTTTCTGCTCCACTCTAAAAACTCTTTCAATAAATTCATATCTACCCCTCATTTAAAAGTTCTTTAGCATGTTCTATTACAGCCTCAGTAACATTTTTCCCAGCTAACATTCTTGCAATTTCATAAACTCTCTCCTCTGAGGACAATTTTTTTACAGTACTTACAGTTTTTCCATTTTCTATATTTTTTTCTATATAAAACTGGCCCTGTCCCTTAGAGGCTATTGCAGGAGAATGGGTAATACTAATTACCTGTGTACTTTTACCTATTTCCTTTAATTTATCAGCAATTTTTCTAACTGTTTCTCCACCGACTCCTGTATCTATCTCATCAAATATAAGAAGAGGTATATTATCCACCCTTGAAAATATAACCTTTAAAGCAAGCATAATTCTACTTACCTCTCCTCCAGATGCTATTTTCCAAAGTGGTTTTAATCCCTGTCCTAAATTTGTTGATATCATAAATTCCACATTGTCAGAACCTATACTAGTCATTTTCAATGTATTTTCCACAGATATTTTAAAATAAGCCCCTTCCATATTTAAATATTTAAGCTCATCCTGTAAGAGTTTTTCAATCTCCTTACTTTTTTCCACTCTTAACATATTTAAACTTTTACTTAAGACTTTATACTTCTTTTCTAAACTATCCTTCTCCTTTAAAAGAGTTTTTATTTGAAAACTATTCTCCTCTAAAAGATCTAGCTTATTTTTAATTCTATCTCTAAATTCTAAGATATCTTTAATTTCACTTCCATATTTACTTTTTATTTTGTTTATTGCATCTATTCTCTTTATTACCCTTTCAAGAGCCATATCATCAACTTCAATATCCTTTTCCAAATCAGAAATTAAATCTATGCAATCTTCTAATTCATAGTATATTTTATCTAATTTTTCAAAAATTTCATTGAAATCATTTCCATATTTAGCAATAACCTCTAAATTCTTTTTACTTGTATGTATTATTGAAAGGGCATTATTCTCTCCCTCTCTCAGTAAAAATTCAGTATTTGAAAGTTTTTCTCTTATTTTTCCACCATTGAAAAGTTTTTTATACTCCTCTTCTAATTTTTCATCTTCCCCTAATTTTGGAGATACTTTTTCAATTTCTTCCAATTGATATAAATAAAACTCTTTTTTTTCCAAAGCTTCCTGTTTATTCTTCTCTATTTCAACTATCTCTTTCTGGATTTTAGAATATCTTGTATAAACTTCATCTATATTTTTTAATAAAGTTTCTCCCTCACTACCTAAAAATTTATCCAACAGTTTTATATGATTATTTTTATTTAGAAGCATTTGATGAGAGTGTTGGCCTACTATATCTACCAAAGTCCCCATAAGATGTTTTAGGGTGCTCTGAGACACTCTCATATCATTTATATATATCTTTCCCTTACCATTTTTATCAATGATTCTTCTTACTATTATTTCCCCATCATCACAAAGGATTCCTAAATTACTTAATTCCTCCCTATGAATAGCTTCCACTTGAA contains these protein-coding regions:
- a CDS encoding tyrosine-type recombinase/integrase, yielding MNLLKEFLEWSRKEGNISLSTMEMYKSDIRDFRKFIGKIPFEDITEKEIVRYIEFLKGKYQERSINRKFTSLKQFYKYLLRKKIIDIYPLENIVIGKVDNKPGEMLEWGEIKAIYEACEKSPKGKRDQLIIKILCETGVLIVDILGMKLSDVREKEFKYFTILKNGKLTLVQLEERTSKELKDYVEIDRKSLIGDMDSDYIFYGLSRQNFRSRFIKAGEKAGIEREISPNMVRNTITQDKERSKDKSGEGLTLLEKIKKQYISIGIGDD
- the era gene encoding GTPase Era, giving the protein MKAGFIAVVGRPNVGKSTLINKLVNEKVAIVSNKAGTTRDTIKGILNFNDNQYIFVDTPGIHKPKHLLGEHMTNSAVKILRDVDVIAFVIDASQEISTGDLFVCDKIKEARRTPRILIVNKIDKVNDEELEAKRAEIKEKLGDFDGIVELSGQYAIGIPKLLTALDPFLEEGMKYYPDDMYTDMPVYRIITEVVREKILERTREEIPHSVAIEILNVEKRDNGKDKFNINIYVERSSQKGIIIGKNGKMLKEIGIEARKEIESLIGRDIYLELWVKVKEDWRKKKPFLKELGYFQES
- a CDS encoding DEAD/DEAH box helicase, which produces MRKNSVTLENRIYFMLKIDEKGPYITAVDSQGAVVTELDNREEYDLSSNKILEFIREIKNDSFFIDWESDLKELYVEENPEILDLLQENNYFVDENFNFISWKLEGNVIGLVINESENKEGYLTPELILNHEIKNFKVITEEFLYSDCVLYKIENFADGIHFLNDITRDFPESEIEKIITLANCYFKDLEIEYLDYNLEPGEVKKIVPQLIIEKISQDNSLYLKISIMISTMDYEFLKGHRAEEALVLNKSEKKINICPLNLDLLKEVVDDIVKVLSKHQRSVKIKGGYYIDEDNYIILQEKLAREFITKELLQLASKYKVVGTDKLRKYNIKAVKPKVVGTFKHSIDFLEGDVQLEIEGEKFSILDVLNSFKKDSYIVLSDGTNALINRKYIEKLERVFKNNNDENVKISFFDLPIIDDLIEDKIFSDELNKSKEFFLGINGIKDYPTPMPSIKATLREYQEYGYKWLKYLMDNKLGGCLADDMGLGKTLQAITLIAKLHENVGKKTLVIMPKSLIYNWESEIHRFSPQLKCGIYYGNFRNLDVLKENDVVLTTYGTIRNDIETLRGENFDLIILDESQNIKNVNAQTTKAVMLLNGKYRLALSGTPIENNLGELYSLFRFLNPAMFGTLEEFNNYYGNPIQRDNDQEAIEELKRKIYPFILRRVKKEVLKDLPEKIEKTLFIEMNNEQRKLYEERRSYYYKMIHSQIKEQGIGKTQFFILQALNELRQITSCPEVKNSLVNSSKREVLINNIKDAVENDHKVLVFTNYITSIENICKDLDDYGIKYLSMTGATKDRQGLVNKFQKDKKYKVFVMTLKTGGVGLNLTAADTIFIYDPWWNKTVENQAVDRAYRLGQDRTVFSYKLILKDTIEEKILKLQESKSQLLDNLIADEGASIKTLTEKDIEFILGD
- the recN gene encoding DNA repair protein RecN, which encodes MLKELKIENLAIIDSLDVEFSSGLNVLTGETGAGKSIMLNGINLLIGEKATGEMIRDGEDKLVAQGIFQVEAIHREELSNLGILCDDGEIIVRRIIDKNGKGKIYINDMRVSQSTLKHLMGTLVDIVGQHSHQMLLNKNNHIKLLDKFLGSEGETLLKNIDEVYTRYSKIQKEIVEIEKNKQEALEKKEFYLYQLEEIEKVSPKLGEDEKLEEEYKKLFNGGKIREKLSNTEFLLREGENNALSIIHTSKKNLEVIAKYGNDFNEIFEKLDKIYYELEDCIDLISDLEKDIEVDDMALERVIKRIDAINKIKSKYGSEIKDILEFRDRIKNKLDLLEENSFQIKTLLKEKDSLEKKYKVLSKSLNMLRVEKSKEIEKLLQDELKYLNMEGAYFKISVENTLKMTSIGSDNVEFMISTNLGQGLKPLWKIASGGEVSRIMLALKVIFSRVDNIPLLIFDEIDTGVGGETVRKIADKLKEIGKSTQVISITHSPAIASKGQGQFYIEKNIENGKTVSTVKKLSSEERVYEIARMLAGKNVTEAVIEHAKELLNEG